The DNA segment AGACCTGAAGCCCGCAGGTGGAGAGAGAGAATGAGTTTACTGGAACCTCTGGGTGATGTAGTGGTTGTGTTACCATGCAGTATGCGTAAACCTTACTCACAGTCCAAATCCCACTCCATTTTCATGAAGGCAACCAAAGGTTATCAAGAAGCAATTTTAACCTCCCCTTTTGGTGTTTGTCCCAGGGAGATGGAAAGAACATATCCAATACAAGCCTACGACACCTCAACAACAGGTGACTGGTCCCATGAGGAAATAAAAGTCACAGGTGAATGTTTGAAAGATTACATTGGAGATAAAGAGGTCATAGCCCATGTTTCAGGTGGTTACAGAGAAGTTTGTGAGGAATATCTGCCTGATGCCATTTACACATGCGAGGACGGCAGGCCAACATCCTGGGAATCCATGGACAAACTCAAAAACGCTTTAAAAGGTTACAATAAAGTTTCTTGGAAGGAAAGAAGGCTCCACGCTTTAAGATCCATTGCAAGATACCAGTTCAACACCCCTGATGCAGACGCATTGATACCAGATGGATCTAAAGTAGTTGGAAGGTTCAGCAAACGTATCCTTCAGAACAAGGAACAAATTGCAACTTTACTCTTTGATAATGGATTTTACTCTCTCAACCTTCGTGGTGGCGAAATTTTGAGAGATGTTGGGGTTAAATGGGTTGAAATAGATTTTGATCTTAAAACCAGCACAGTATTTGCACCGGGAGTTCTTGATGCAGATCCCGGTATAGTCCCAAAGGATGAAGTTGTGGTTTTAAGGAAAGGGGAAGTTATGGGTGTTGGTAAAGCTGTTTTAAATGGTGGAGAGATGAAGAGATCTGGAAACGGTGTTGCAGTGAAGCTTAGACACAGAAAAAAGTGAACCCCCAACCAACCTTAAACACAAACATAATAAAAGTATAAATACCATGAACAGATCATAGAAAACTACATCTATTTGATGTTGATAAACATCATAAAATAGGCCATTAAGATTAAAATAAGATATTTTATAAAATTTAATGGAATAAAGGCAATAAAACACTTTTAAAAATTTTTGAGGGATAATATGAGTGAAGAATTAGTTGCAAAAATAAGAGAAGCACTTTCAAGTGTTGCAGATCCTCACATGGGTATCAGTATAGTTGAAATGGGAATAGTTGGAGACATTGAAGTCAACGAAGCAGAAAAAACCGCTAAAATCGTTATAAAACCAACAAACCCCGGATGCATGAGTGCAGCAAACATAGCAATGCAGGCAAGGATAAACGCTGAAAAACTCGATGAAATCGACAAAGCAGAGATCGTTGTTGAGGGACACATGATGGCAGATGCAATCTGCGACATGGTAAACAAATAATATGGTTCAATGGAACATCGCCGCTGTAGTGGGTGTTCCAGGAGTGGGTAAAACTTCACTCTGCAGGGAAGCTGCAGAACTAGTTGGAAGCACCCATGTAAACTACGGCGACCTTATGCTAGAAATAGCTAGGCTTGAGGGCCTTGCAGAAACAGATTCTGAGATGTTCAGTCTTGATCTGGACATCCAACACAGGATCTGGAGGACTGCAGCTTTAAGGGCCAGTTCCATGAGTAACATCATTCTTGACCTTCATGGAATTGATAAATCCTCAATAGGTTACATAACCTCTTTTCCAGTTGAAATCATATCACCTGACATTGTTGTGATAGTTGAATCTTCATACGAGAACGTGATAAAACGAAGATATGCAGATTCCTCTAAAAAACGTGTTTTAGAAGATTCTAAAAGTTTGTATGAACACATGAATCTTTTAAGATCATCTGTTGCAGTATTTTCTGTTTTTTCAGGATTTACATTTACAGTGGTTGATAACAACAACTTCAAGGAGTGTCTTGAACAAATCGTTGCTGTTCTGAAGAGATAATTCCATAAATTTGTAATATATGCCATGAAATGCTTAATACATTCTTTAGAATGAGTGCATTAATAGAAAGAGTTATATATGATGAAGGCTAAATCTTGAATCTACCCTTACGTCTTCTAAATTTTAATTCACGAAGGATTAATATTTGAATACAGTTAAGGATATGGGGGCCCGTGGCTCAGGCGGTAGAGCGCACGGCTGATAACCGTGAGGCCCTGGGTTCGAATCCCAGCGGGCCCATTTCCTTTTATAAATCATTCTAATTTTAAAGTAATAGTTTAAATTTCTAAAAATTAAATTTGATCGAATTTTACTCAACTACATTTTTACATCATATTAAACCTGCCATATAAATAAACCTAATTTTTAGCCCAGTACCTGATGTAACAATTTGATATCCATCTTTACCTCTTGAGGTTGCACATCATTTTCCACGATAGTTAGGCAAAAGATGAAAGGCTAAAAAAATGAATTTAAGGCTTAAAACTCTTAAAAAAGATTTTTAAATATTTAGAATTAGGATCAAAAATGTTGATTTTCTGTGTTTTTATCATACAAATTAAAATTTCAAAAAATTTATATTTGGTCGCAGCAAATAGTAAACTGGAGCAATGGTAAAGTCTAGGTAAACATTAATTACCTCATTTTTTACCTTCTTTTTTATTATTTTATCCTGAAATACTTTAAACTATCCAAAAAAGATAAATTTTATTTTAAAAAAAGTATTTAAAGTATTGAATAAGGGTTTATCTAAAAAAAAATCATCAGTTCACTGTTTTTATCTGAATCATCATTCAATTCATTTATTCACACAAAAAAAGGAAATTTAAAGGGAATTACTTGCCCTGATAAACTCTTCAAGCTTCTGGGATGCTGCTCCAGATTCAACTACTTCTTCTGCCATTTTAAAGCCTTCCTTAAGAGTTTCAACCTGCCCACTTATGAACAAAATTGCAGCGGAGTTTGCAAGACACATATCAAGCCTTGCCCTGTCCTTTTCATCACCCCT comes from the Methanobacterium aggregans genome and includes:
- a CDS encoding DUF5591 domain-containing protein — translated: MKIPCITEESLYRPEARRWRERMSLLEPLGDVVVVLPCSMRKPYSQSKSHSIFMKATKGYQEAILTSPFGVCPREMERTYPIQAYDTSTTGDWSHEEIKVTGECLKDYIGDKEVIAHVSGGYREVCEEYLPDAIYTCEDGRPTSWESMDKLKNALKGYNKVSWKERRLHALRSIARYQFNTPDADALIPDGSKVVGRFSKRILQNKEQIATLLFDNGFYSLNLRGGEILRDVGVKWVEIDFDLKTSTVFAPGVLDADPGIVPKDEVVVLRKGEVMGVGKAVLNGGEMKRSGNGVAVKLRHRKK
- a CDS encoding AAA family ATPase encodes the protein MVQWNIAAVVGVPGVGKTSLCREAAELVGSTHVNYGDLMLEIARLEGLAETDSEMFSLDLDIQHRIWRTAALRASSMSNIILDLHGIDKSSIGYITSFPVEIISPDIVVIVESSYENVIKRRYADSSKKRVLEDSKSLYEHMNLLRSSVAVFSVFSGFTFTVVDNNNFKECLEQIVAVLKR
- a CDS encoding metal-sulfur cluster assembly factor; this encodes MSEELVAKIREALSSVADPHMGISIVEMGIVGDIEVNEAEKTAKIVIKPTNPGCMSAANIAMQARINAEKLDEIDKAEIVVEGHMMADAICDMVNK